In the Theobroma cacao cultivar B97-61/B2 chromosome 1, Criollo_cocoa_genome_V2, whole genome shotgun sequence genome, one interval contains:
- the LOC18612643 gene encoding uncharacterized protein LOC18612643, with protein MLSLSKRLHTLTQCLRSTTHQLRFARTDGASSKRRSKAPGFAFKKTEDKSEWWIVDGEMHEIGDHVPPRERFVIPRDNIPNKRRKQLREQFMRRTRLVIKESEHEPWCKRYMELYNELRENWERLYWDEGYSKKIAKDHANYDSAEDDDQDFNPYRSRRPRADLMKDQGLGRNRQGDTLEKVNQIRDKFEYDREKRMREKAFAPMNGGTSLNSYDTNSRSQPFDTQRYFSDND; from the exons ATGCTCTCCCTCTCAAAGCGACTCCACACTCTAACCCAATGCCTCCGTTCCACCACCCACCAACTCCGCTTCGCTAGAACCGACGGCGCTTCCTCCAAGCGGCGGTCCAAGGCCCCAGGATTCGCGTTCAAGAAAACGGAAGATAAATCCGAGTGGTGGATCGTGGACGGCGAGATGCACGAGATTGGTGATCACGTTCCCCCGCGTGAGCGCTTCGTCATCCCCAGAGATAACATTCCAAACAAGCGTCGAAAGCAGCTCAGGGAACAGTTCATGCGCCGCACTCGCCTCGTTATTAAGGAATCG GAGCATGAGCCATGGTGCAAAAGGTACATGGAATTGTATAATGAACTTAGAGAGAACTGGGAGAGGTTGTATTGGGATGAGGGTTACTCAAAAAAAATTGCTAAAGATCATGCCAATTACGACTCTGCCGAGGATGATGATCAAGATTTTAATCCTTACAG GAGCAGGCGACCCCGTGCTGATCTGATGAAG GACCAAGGCCTTGGGAGGAATAGGCAAGGTGATACCTTGGAGAAGGTTAATCAAATTCGGGATAAGTTTGAATATGACAGAGAGAAAAGAATGAGAGAGAAAG CATTTGCACCAATGAATGGCGGAACATCCTTGAACAGCTATGATACAAACTCCAGGAGCCAGCCATTTGACACTCAGAGATACTTTTCTGATAATGATTAA